One Papaver somniferum cultivar HN1 chromosome 10, ASM357369v1, whole genome shotgun sequence genomic window carries:
- the LOC113318848 gene encoding IQ domain-containing protein IQM1-like gives MGLSLSLLVSTCKEIIKNQYSVIEDNHVETVHVRSFSLDGNEPEMMLRTLSFKMNDSEGTVMDESDKNNMAIEESISFKHSKSNEASKLNTTFSFKNLVLENNNAGMTSKNSDKTVLKSGESHNVINEESISFRKEENQPLRLKTTLSYENLVLDSANFIQPAALKTREQNSLIAPKGPKLIIPVVEPTIFFSPRPVSELDAAAVKLQKVYKSYRTRRNLADCAVVVEELWWKALDFAALKQSSVSFFNIEKPETAVSRWARARTRAAKVGKGLSKDEKAQKLALQHWLEAIDPRHRYGHNLHFYYDVWFGSESSQPFFYWLDVGDGKEVNHERCSRNDLQRNCIKYLGPIEREAYEVVVQGGKLVYRQSRLFVDTVEGSKWIFVLSTSRKLYIGQKKKGAFQHSSFLAGGATTAAGRLVSHNGVLQAIWPYSGHYLPTEENFKEFISFLEDHFVDLTNVKRCAVDDDYPYRTKDTETKQEAVLEAPTATALPVEKDAVTDNEPSKNKEDGVEVEATNVEVPAKNVDVASKNVEVPAFSFGKRLSCKWSTGVGPRIGCVRDYPSDLQFQALEQVNLSPRVASGTIRKNGPIPSPRPSPKIRLSPRLAYMGLPSPRMVSTPTPAN, from the exons ATGGGTTTGTCACTATCCTTGCTGGTTTCAACTTGTAAGGAAATTATTAAAAACCAATATTCGGTTATAGAGGATAACCATGTCGAAACAGTTCATGTGAGATCTTTTAGTTTAGATGGAAATGAACCTGAGATGATGCTGAGAACACTAAGTTTTAAGATGAATGATTCTGAGGGTACTGTTATGGATGAGTCTGATAAAAATAATATGGCTATTGAGGAATCAATAAGCTTCAAACACTCGAAGAGTAATGAGGCGTCGAAGCTGAACACAACTTTTTCATTCAAGAATCTAGTCCTTGAAAATAACAATGCAGGGATGACTTCAAAGAACAGCGACAAAACTGTTCTGAAGTCCGGTGAGTCTCATAATGTGATCAATGAAGAGTCAATAAGCTTCAGGAAAGAGGAAAATCAACCATTGAGGCTCAAGACTACACTTTCGTATGAAAATCTGGTTCTTGATAGTGCAAACTTCATACAACCGGCTGCTTTGAAGACCAGGGAACAGAACTCACTCATTGCACCAAAAGGTCCAAAGCTCATAATTCCCGTTGTAGAGCCAACAATATTTTTTTCTCCAAGACCTGTCAGCGAACTTGATGCTGCTGCGGTTAAGCTTCAGAAAGTCTATAAGAGTTACCGGACTAGAAGAAATCTTGCAGATTGTGCAGTTGTGGTGGAGGAGCTTTG GTGGAAAGCATTAGACTTTGCTGCTCTCAAACAAAGTTCGGTATCTTTCTTCAACATTGAGAAACCAGAAACCGCTGTTTCACGATGGGCACGTGCAAGGACAAGAGCTGCCAAG GTTGGAAAGGGCTTATCCAAGGACGAAAAGGCGCAAAAACTAGCCTTACAACATTGGCTTGAAGCT ATTGACCCACGACATCGGTATGGACACAACTTACATTTCTACTATGATGTGTGGTTCGGAAGCGAGAGCAGTCAACCATTCTTCTACTG GTTGGATGTTGGAGATGGCAAAGAAGTAAACCATGAGCGATGCTCAAGAAACGATTTGCAACGTAATTGCATCAAATATCTTGGACCC ATTGAGAGGGAAGCGTATGAGGTAGTTGTACAAGGCGGGAAGCTTGTTTACAGACAGAGCCGGTTGTTTGTGGATACTGTTGAGGGTTCTAAATGGATATTTGTTCTTAGCACATCAAGAAAATTGTATATAGGACAAAAGAAGAAAGGTGCCTTTCAACACTCTAGTTTTCTTGCTGGTGGAGCTACAACGGCTGCTGGAAGATTGGTTTCCCATAATGGTGTCCTCCAG GCAATATGGCCCTACAGTGGACATTATCTCCCCACTGAGGAGAATTTCAAGGAATTCATCAGCTTCCTGGAGGATCACTTCGTAGACCTGACCAATGTAAAG AGGTGTGCTGTGGATGACGACTATCCTTATAGAACTAAGGATACGGAGACGAAACAAGAGGCAGTACTGGAAGCTCCAACAGCAACCGCACTGCCGGTAGAAAAAGATGCAGTTACGGACAATGAGCCCTCCAAAAATAAAGAAGACGGTGTGGAAGTCGAAGCAACAAATGTGGAAGTACCCGCCAAGAATGTTGATGTAGCCTCCAAGAATGTTGAAGTACCCGCATTTAGTTTTGGAAAACGTTTATCGTGCAAATGGAGTACAGGAGTTGGACCTCGTATTGGTTGTGTCAGAGACTACCCTAGCGACCTTCAATTCCAGGCACTGGAGCAAGTTAATCTATCTCCTAGAGTCGCATCTGGGACCATTCGGAAAAACGGTCCAATCCCTTCACCCCGACCGAGCCCCAAAATCCGACTTTCTCCTAGACTTGCATACATGGGACTCCCTAGCCCTAGGATGGTCTCCACACCTACACCAGCTAACTAG